Sequence from the Streptomyces mobaraensis NBRC 13819 = DSM 40847 genome:
GCCGCTTCAGCTTGAAGACGACGGTCTTCTTGTCCGGCGTCTTGATGTCCTTGATCGTGGACAGCATGGCCGACGCGGGACCGGACTTGTCGTTGATCTTCAGGGTGCGCCGGAAGGAGTAGGCGACGTCCTCGGAGGTGAGGTCGTGCCCGTTGCTGAACTTCAGGCCGCTGTTGAGCGTGCACTCGTAGACGGTGCTCGCCTGGTCCTTGAAGCCGCACTTGCGGGCGGCGTCGGGCTGCGGCACGTTGCTGCCCTTGGGGAAGCTCAGCAGCGACTGGAAGACGTTGTTGAACAGGATCCAGGAACCGGGGTCGTAACCCGCGGCCGGGTCCACCGAGACGACCTCGTCGGACATCCCCATGACCACCGACTCACCGGTGCCCGCCGCCTTGCCGTCCTCCGAACCGCACCCGCTCAGCAGGGCGGCGGCGAGCCCCGCACCGAGCGGGGCGGCAAGCCACTGGTCACGTTTCCTCACGTGCACGTTCCTCACAGTTCCAAGTGGAGGGGGCGGGCACGGGCCCGCCCCTCAAGGCCGTTCTGTGGAGCTTGTTGTACAGGTGGAGCGTTGTGTTGCAAAAGGGGTGTTCTCATCACGGCCGGGTGTCATCGCCGTGTTGTGCGTCACTTGCCGCGGGCGAGTTCCCAGGGCTGCAGCTCGGAGGCGGCGTTGAGCGCCCACTCCGCGCCGGTGAGGCCGTTCCGGATCGCCACGTACTGCTTGCCCTGCCACAGGGGCAGCACCGGCACCTCGTCCGCGACGATGTCCTGGGCCTGCTGGAAGAGCTTGGCCGCCGAGTCGCGCTGGGCGGTCTGCCGGGTCCGCGGGATCAGGTCGTTGATCTTGGCGTTCTGGTAGCGGGACCGGAGGAAGTTGTCCTTGCCGAAGAACGGGGCGATGAAGTTGTCCGGGTCCGGGAAGTCGGGGAACCAGCCCATGCCGTAGACCGCGTACTGGCCCTTGGCCGCGTTGGGGCGGAACTCCGACCACTTCACGTCCTGGAGCTTGACGTCGAACAGGCCGCTGCCGTTGAGCTGCTTCTGGAACGTCTTGTACGCCCGCGCGCTGGCCTCGCCGTAGTGGTCGGAGGAGTAGGCGAGGGTGAACCGCACCGGGGTGCTGATGCCGGCGCCCTTCAGCAGGGCGCGGGCCTTGTCGGCGCTGGGGTTGCCGTACTCGTTGGAGAACGAGTTCTGGTGGCCCGGGATACCGCTGGGCACCAGCGAGTACAGGGCGTCGCTGGTCCGGTCGTAGCCCTCGCGGGCCAGCGCCTGACGGTCCACCAGCTGGGCCATGGCCTGCCGGACGGCCTTGGGCTTCACGGCCGGGTCGTCGGTGTTGAAGGCCAGGTAGCCGATCTCCGAGCCGGCCGACTCCAGCAGCCGGACGTCCTGGCCGGTGGTGTCGCGCAGCCGGCCGATCTGCTCGGGCGACAGGGTGCGGTTCGCCAGGTCGACGTCGCCGCCCTTGAGGGCGTTCTCCAGCGTCTTGGCGTCGTCGTAGAAGCGCATCTCGACCTTGTCGTTCTGCACGTTGACCGAACCCTGGTAGTCCGGGTTCTTGGAGAGCACGACCTTGACCGCGCGGCCGTCCTTCTCCTCGGTGTCCAGGGTGTACGGACCCGAGCCGACGACCTTGAAGCCGTCGCCCATCAGCTTGTTCTTGGGGTACGACCGGCTGTCGACGATGGCCGCGGCCGGGGTGGCGAGCTTCTGCGGGAACGTCGCGTCGGGCGTCTTCAGCTGGAAGACGACCTCGCGGTCGTTCGGGGTCTCGACCCGGTCGATGTTGCTCAGCAGCGAGACCGGACCGTTCTCGAAGTTGATCGTGCGGGCGCGCTCGATGGAGAACTTGACGTCCTTGACGGTCATCTCGTGACCGTTGCTGAACTTGAGCCCGCTGCGCAGGGTGCAGCGGTACTGCTCGTTGCGGCGGTCGCTGAACGTGCACTTGGAGGCGGCGTCCGGCACCGGGTCCGAGCCGGAGCGGGGCAGCCGGAGCAGCGTCTGGAAGGCGCTGTGCAGCACGTTCCAGACGCCGACGTCGTACGCGGCGGCGGGGTCGAAGGGGGCCGGAGCGTCGGTCGTCTGCTCGAACCGGTCGGTGGTGCCGACGACGATGGCGCCCTTGCCCTTGCCCGCTCCGTCGCCCCCACCACAGGCGACGAGCACGGGGGCCAGCAGGCCCACCACGGTCGGCAGCACCAACGTCTTGCGGTTCATTGTCCGGTGTTCTCCCTGTGGTGCGAACGGCGCCCGGGACTCCGTACGGATGCGTTGCTGCACGGGCCCCACGGGGTGCCGTGAAGTACTCGCCAAGAGATTAGTGGCGGCGCCGAGGGGACCGGAACGCGGTCTCTCTGATGCGATATCACGCGGCGATAACGGCGGCGGGTTGACGGATATCCCGGCAGGGGAACGATTCGCGCACCAGCGAACCAATCGGGACACAAGGGTGCACCCAGCCCGTCGACAAAGCGTCAGAACGGCGCAGAATCGACGTCGCGATAGCCCCGGGCCGGTGACGAAGGTCACTCCTTAAATGACCTTGCACCTCTTGGCTTTTACCGTCGCTTTGATCACGGAAAACGACGGGACCGGCGCTCAGAGTTTCTTGAGCATTCCACCGTCAACGCTCGGTGTACGCGCCAAACACCTGTCGTGACCGGCCGTTCCCTCAAGATCCGACCAGGCTCCGCAGAAAACGGAGATCGACTTCTTCGAGGGAGCGGACGACCGTCCGGCCGGCCGCGGACGGGATCGCCCCCACCGAGGGCACCGCCACCACCCGGCAGCCCGCCGCCTCGGCCGCCGTCACCCCCGTCATGGTGTCCTCGACCACCGCGCAGCGCTCCGGGGCGACCCCGAGTCTCGCGGCGGCCGTCAGGTACGGGTCGGGGTGCGGCTTGGTGCGCTCCAGCTCGTCCCCCGCGACGGTCAGCGTGAAGTGCTCCGGACCCAGGGTGCGCAGCACCCGGTCGATGATGTGCCGGTGCGACGCGGAGACCAGCGCGGTCGGCACGTCGTGCGCCGCCAGCTCGGTCAGCAGGCGCTTGGCGCCCGGCATGAGGGGGACGCCGGAGCCGATCATCTCCGCGAAGCGGGAGTTCAGGAGGGCGGTCAGCTCGGCGAGGGCGATCTTGGCGCCCGTCGCCTTGATCAGGAACGCGGCGCTGCGGGTCATCGGGCCGCCGACGACGATCTCGCGGTACTCCTCCAGGAGCTGGTGGCCCAGCTCGGCGAAGACCGCGACTTCCACCTCCCACCAGAAGCCCTCGGTGTCGACCAGGGTGCCGTCCATGTCGAGGAGGACGGCTTGCAGGGCGTTGCCGCCGCCCTTGGCGGTCCTGGTCGCGACCGTGGGAATGCCGCTCGTCATCCGCGCACCTCCAGAGGGGACGAGAAGGCCGGCCCGCCTTGCCCTCGCGGGCGGCGGACCGGCCTTCTTCTACCGGACGACAAGTCTACGGCCGGGCGCGCCGGAGCGCTCCTTCGTTTTCGGGCGGGGGGGTGCCCCGGTCCCGCCCTTTCACCGCTTCTTGCGGGGGCGAGCCCCCGCACCCCCTGAAACCGCGCTCCGCGCGGTTGTCCTCAAACGCCGGACGGGCTGGATGTCGCGCCCGGGCGCACGATTCAGCCCGTCCGGCGTTTGAGGACGAGCGGCGAAGCCGCGAAAAGGGGGTCTGGGGCGCAGCCCCAGGAAACGGCGAAGGGGCGGGACCGGGGCACCCCAACCCCCACAGAGCCCCGCGCTACCGCGCGTTGAAGTACTTCGCCTCCGGATGGTGGATCACGATCGCGTCCGTCGACTGCTCGGGGTGCAGCTGGAACTCCTCCGACAGCCGCACCCCGATCCGCTCGGGCTCCAGCAGTTCCGCGATCTTCGCCCGGTCCTCGAGGTCGGGGCAGGCGCCGTACCCGAGGGAGAACCGCGCGCCGCGGTACTTGAGCGCGAACATGTCCTCCACGTCGGAGGGGTCCTCGCCGCCGAAGCCCAGCTCCGAGCGGACCCGTGCGTGCCAGTACTCGGCGAGGGCCTCGGCCAGCTGCACGGAGAGGCCGTGCAGTTCCAGGTAGTCGCGGTACGCGTCGGAGGCGAAGAGTTCGGCCGTGGCCTCGCCGATGCGCGAGCCGACGGTGACGACCTGGAGGCCGACGACGTCGCGCTCCCCCGACTCCTCCGGGCGGAAGAAGTCGGCCAGGCAGAGCCGCCGGCCGCGGCGCTGGCGGGGGAAGGTGAAGCGGGTGCGCTCGGTGCCGTCCTCGTGGAGGAGGATGAGGTCGTCGCCCTTGGAGTAGCAGGGGAAGTAGCCGTAGACGACGGCCGCTTCCAGCAGGTTCTCCGTGTGCAGCTTGTCGAGCCAGCCGCGCAGCCGCGGCCGGCCCTCGGTCTCGACGAGCTCCTCGTAGCTGGGGCCGCCCGCGCGGGCCTGCTTCAGGCCCCACTGGCCCTTGAAGAGGGCGCCCTCGTCCAGCCACGACGCGTAGTCCTTCAAGGGGATGCCCTTGACGACGCGGGTGCCCCAGAAGGGCGGCGCGGGGACGGGGTTGTCGGTGGCGACGTCGGAGCGGACCGCGCCCTTGGGCTCCTCGTCCACGACCACCGGGGTGTCCCGCTTGGGCACCCGCCGCTGCTTGAGTTCGGGGAGCGTGGCGCCGGGGACGCCGCGCTTGACGGCGATGAGGGCGTCCATCAGCCGGAGCCCCTCGAAGGCGTCGCGGGCGTAGCGGACCTCGCCCTCGTAGATCTCGTGCAGGTCCTGTTCGACGTAGGCGCGGGTGAGGGCGGCACCGCCGAGGATCACCGGATAGGTGGCGGCCAGCTTGCGCTGGTTCAGCTCCTCCAGGTTCTCCTTCATGATCACGGTGGACTTCACCAGGAGACCCGACATGCCGATCACGTCCGCGCGGTGTTCCTCCGCGGCTTCCAGGATGGCCGAGACGGGCTGCTTGATGCCCAGGTTGACGACGTTGTAGCCGTTGTTGGAGAGGATGATGTCGACGAGGTTCTTGCCGATGTCGTGGACGTCGCCGCGCACGGTGGCCAGCACGATGGTGCCCTTGCCCTCCGCGTCGCTCTTCTCCATGTGCGGTTCGAGGTAGGCGACGGCGGTCTTCATCACCTCGGCGGACTGGAGGACGAACGGCAGCTGCATCTGGCCGGAGCCGAACAGCTCGCCGACGACCTTCATGCCCTCCAGCAGGGTGTCGTTGACGATGTCGAGGGCCGGGCGCTCGGTCAGCGCCTCGTCGAGGTCGGCCTCCAGGCCGTTCTTCTCGCCGTCGATGATGCGCCGCCGCAGCCGCTCCTCCAGCGGCAGGGCGAGCAGTTCCTCGGCCTTGCCCGCCTTCAGCGACTTCGCCGTGGCGCCCTCGAAGA
This genomic interval carries:
- a CDS encoding ABC transporter substrate-binding protein, with translation MNRKTLVLPTVVGLLAPVLVACGGGDGAGKGKGAIVVGTTDRFEQTTDAPAPFDPAAAYDVGVWNVLHSAFQTLLRLPRSGSDPVPDAASKCTFSDRRNEQYRCTLRSGLKFSNGHEMTVKDVKFSIERARTINFENGPVSLLSNIDRVETPNDREVVFQLKTPDATFPQKLATPAAAIVDSRSYPKNKLMGDGFKVVGSGPYTLDTEEKDGRAVKVVLSKNPDYQGSVNVQNDKVEMRFYDDAKTLENALKGGDVDLANRTLSPEQIGRLRDTTGQDVRLLESAGSEIGYLAFNTDDPAVKPKAVRQAMAQLVDRQALAREGYDRTSDALYSLVPSGIPGHQNSFSNEYGNPSADKARALLKGAGISTPVRFTLAYSSDHYGEASARAYKTFQKQLNGSGLFDVKLQDVKWSEFRPNAAKGQYAVYGMGWFPDFPDPDNFIAPFFGKDNFLRSRYQNAKINDLIPRTRQTAQRDSAAKLFQQAQDIVADEVPVLPLWQGKQYVAIRNGLTGAEWALNAASELQPWELARGK
- a CDS encoding HAD family hydrolase, translating into MTSGIPTVATRTAKGGGNALQAVLLDMDGTLVDTEGFWWEVEVAVFAELGHQLLEEYREIVVGGPMTRSAAFLIKATGAKIALAELTALLNSRFAEMIGSGVPLMPGAKRLLTELAAHDVPTALVSASHRHIIDRVLRTLGPEHFTLTVAGDELERTKPHPDPYLTAAARLGVAPERCAVVEDTMTGVTAAEAAGCRVVAVPSVGAIPSAAGRTVVRSLEEVDLRFLRSLVGS